The following are encoded together in the Plasmodium vinckei vinckei genome assembly, chromosome: PVVCY_12 genome:
- a CDS encoding histone H2A variant, putative produces MEVPGKIIGGKVGGKVGGKVLGLGKGGKGKTGSGKTKKAPLSRASRAGLQFPVGRVHRMLKTRISSDGRVGSTAAVYAAAILEYLTAEVLELAGNATKDLKVKRITPRHLQLAIRGDEELDTLIKATIAGGGVIPHIHKALMNKVPVPPTQTKKPKKN; encoded by the exons ATGGAAGTACCAGGAAAAATAATTGGTGGCAAAGTTGGAGGAAAAGTCGGTGGTAAAGTTCTTGGTCTTGGTAAAGGAGGAAAAGGAAAAACAg GATCCGGAAAAACTAAAAAAGCTCCATTATCTCGTGCTTCAAGAGCTGGATTACAATTCCCAGTTGGTAGAGTACACAGAATGTTAAAAACAAGAATTTCTTCTGATGGACGTGTTGGATCCACAGCCGCCGTATATGCAGCAGCCATCTTAGAATATTTAACTGCTGAAGTTTTAGAATTGGCAGGAAATGCAACAAAGGACTTAAAAGTGAAGAGAATTACCCCAAGACATTTACAATTAGCCATTAGag GTGACGAAGAATTAGATACACTTATCAAGGCAACAATTGCTGGTGGTGGTGTTATCCCACATATTCACAAAGCTTTAATGAACAAAGTCCCAGTTCCACCAACCCAAACCAAaaaaccaaaaaaaaactaa
- a CDS encoding ATP-dependent RNA helicase DDX6, putative, which yields MSYKTNCVASNANTNALNNSNNLNKIEDNVIFDEAWKKKILEPLKDPRYKTEDVTKTKGNEFEDYFLKRELLMGIFEKGYEKPSPIQEESIPVALAGKNILARAKNGTGKTAAFAIPLLEKCNTHKNFIQGLILVPTRELALQTSAMIKELGKHMKIQCMVTTGGTSLREDIMRLYNAVHILCGTPGRILDLANKDVANLSGCHIMVMDEADKLLSPEFQPIVEELMKFLPKEKQILMYSATFPVTVKEFRQIYLSDAHEINLMDELTLKGITQYYAFVKERQKVHCLNTLFAKLQINQAIIFCNSITRVELLAKKITELGYSSFYIHARMSQTHRNRVFHDFRNGACRCLVSSDLFTRGIDIQSVNVVINFDFPKNSETYLHRIGRSGRYGHLGLAINLITYEDRFNLYKIELELGTEIQPIPNEIDPSIYT from the exons ATGAGTTATAAAACTAATTGTGTCGCTTCAAATGCTAATACCAATGCTTtgaataattcaaataatttaaataaaatagaagaCAATGTCATATTTGATGAAgcttggaaaaaaaaaatattggaGCCATTAAAAGATCCTCGGTATAAAACAGAAGATGTGACAAAAACCAAAGGAAATGAATTTGAGGATTACTTTTTGAAAAGAGAACTTTTGATGggtatttttgaaaaaggTTATGAAAAACCATCGCCAATACAAGAAGAAAGTATTCCCGTGGCTTTGgctggaaaaaatattttagcTCGAGCAAAAAATGGGACAGGAAAAACCGCCGCGTTTGCTATTCCGTTACTAGAAAAATGCAACACtcataaaaatttcatTCAAG GTTTAATATTAGTTCCCACGAGGGAATTAGCTCTCCAAACATCTGCTATGATAAAAGAATTAGGAAAACATATGAAAATTCAGTGTATGGTAACAACTGGTGGTACTTCATTAAGGGAAGATATTATGAGACTTTATAATGCCGTTCATATTTTGTGTGGAACCCCTGGAAGAATCTTAGATTTAGCAAATAAAGATGTTGCGAATTTATCAGGATGTCATATAATGGTAATGGACGAAGCGGACAAATTATTGTCTCCTGAATTCCAGCCTATAGTAGAAGAATTAATGAAATTTTTACCAAAAGAAAAACAGATATTAATGTATTCAGCTACTTTTCCAGTCACTGTTAAAGAATTTAGACAAATTTACTTATCGGATGCtcatgaaataaatttaatggaTGAATTGACATTAAAAGGTATCACCCAATATTATGCATTTGTTAAAGAGCGACAAAAAGTACATTGTTTAAATACTCTATTTGCTAAATTACAAATTAATCAAGctataatattttgcaACAGTATAACAAGAGTTGAACTGttagcaaaaaaaattacagaATTAGGTTATAgttctttttatatacatgcaAGAATGTCGCAAACACATCGAAATCGTGTTTTTCATGATTTTAGAAATGGTGCTTGCCGATGTTTAGTTTCCTCAGATCTTTTTACAAGAGGTATCGATATACAATCTGTTAATGTAGTAattaattttgattttcCTAAAAATTCAGAAACTTATCTACATAGAATTGGTAGATCAGGAAGATATGGTCACTTAGGGTTAGccattaatttaattacaTATGAAGACcgttttaatttatataaaatagaatTAGAACTAGGAACTGAAATTCAACCGATCCCTAACGAAATAGACCCATCCATTTATACTTAA
- a CDS encoding signal peptidase complex subunit SPC2, putative: MFIKKVRIENKEDDAYIVKNLYSENEIKKVAQDYLKEEIKNLNIYENVRYSNVRILLSLILIMIGGYCCIFVNQKNEPILMMDFLGAFFSVSILLYLWEYFYFEDYFMIIKTNNNKTLKLYLKLDINTNCLSLNYKLNKVVYSTPFELMKLYNERGYLMKDYARHILKQFISNHGKSFKLADKK, encoded by the exons atgtttattaaaaaggtccggattgaaaataaagaagatGACGCAT ACATTGTAAAAAACCTATACAGTGAAAATGAGATTAAAAAAGTTGCGCAGGATTACTTAAAGGAG gaaataaaaaacctAAATATCTATGAAAATGTTCGATATTCAAATGTTCGGATCCTATTATCTTTAATTCTGATAATGATtg GAGGATATTGTTGCATTTTTGTCAATCAGAAAAATGAGCCAATACTTATGATGGATTTTCTG GGTGCCTTTTTTTCTgtatcaatattattatacctttgggaatatttttattttgaggactattttatgataataaaaacgaATAAT aataaaacattaaaaCTATACTTAAAATTGGATATCAATACAAACTGCCTTAGTTTAA attacaaattaaataaagtaGTATATTCAACACCTTTTGAATTgatgaaattatataatgaaagaGG GTACCTTATGAAGGATTATGCGCGTCATATATTAAAGcaatttatttcaaatcATGGAAAGAGTTTTAAATTAgcagataaaaaataa
- a CDS encoding nicotinamidase, putative, which yields MKCLVIVDAQNDFLPKGAFNSKDEYMDVLHKINRIRLKLYNCTENDLIKLEDCKSVMEQNKNKLINENIVKYYKCNNDIDDENCKDQILVFPFDKNNHSKINNYKLLNGKINGQIWEHNSKDAHNDKEIKVNGDCNHLPHLNNYEKTKPQLNNYINNYCNMDENNNCIKTGPSKNAHMTSLNGHISNKSYFATTILTVDYHPQLHISFAATHRLIYKEISQNCVKMINHLKINDYINGNSYNSLPVNNIEISKESNRINIETNGIKNGDIFYYENKCENQEEKLINANTQSEYYEYSSFLKNYKINTLTDVLKNIEKIKTPKFIYKDVNSINDIKEYTKINFLNETIDLWPVHCIRNTPGSKIHKNLIRNINDIIIKKAYTENFDSYTIFENDTVNNDILKILIEQNIKSVYICGFIFEYCVKDTALSFFRQGYETYIIEDATASLYKKDEDKQFLKSIGIKFVNSETMFLT from the coding sequence ATGAAATGCCTGGTCATAGTTGATGCTCAAAATGACTTTTTACCAAAGGGGGCGTTTAACTCTAAAGATGAGTATATGGATGTTTtgcataaaataaacagGATAAGATTAAAGTTATATAATTGCACAGAGAatgatttaataaaacTTGAGGATTGCAAATCTGTTAtggaacaaaataaaaataaattaataaatgaaaatattgtaaaatattataagtGTAATAATGACATAGATGATGAAAATTGTAAAGATCAAATTTTAGTTTTTCcctttgataaaaataatcatagtaagataaataattataagttattaaatggaaaaataaatggacAAATATGGGAACATAATTCGAAGGATGCACACAATgataaagaaattaaaGTAAACGGGGATTGTAACCATTTACCCCatctaaataattatgaaaaaacaaaaccacaacttaataattatataaataattactGCAATATGGacgaaaataataattgcaTAAAAACTGGCCCCTCAAAAAATGCGCATATGACTTCGTTGAATGGGCATATTAGCaataaatcatattttgCTACGACCATTTTGACTGTTGATTACCACCCACAATTACACATTTCTTTCGCCGCAACACACagattaatttataaagaaatatcccaaaattgtgtaaaaatgataaatcatttaaaaattaacgATTATATAAATGGCAATTCTTATAATTCGTTACctgtaaataatattgaaatatCGAAAGAATCGAATAGGATAAATATTGAAACaaatggaataaaaaatggtgatatattttattatgaaaataaatgtgaAAATCAGGAAGAAAAATTGATTAATGCAAATACTCAATCAgaatattatgaatattcctcatttttgaaaaattataaaattaatacttTAACAgatgtattaaaaaatattgaaaagataaaaacacctaaatttatttataaagatGTAAATTCCataaatgatattaaagaatatacaaaaattaatttcttAAACGAAACAATTGACTTATGGCCTGTTCATTGTATTAGGAATACACCAGGAAgtaaaatacataaaaatttaattagaaacataaatgatataattattaaaaaagctTACACTGAAAATTTTGATAGTTATACCATATTTGAAAACGATACtgttaataatgatatactaaaaattttaattgaaCAGAATATCAAAtctgtatatatatgtggcTTCATATTTGAGTATTGTGTTAAAGACACAGCACTAAGTTTTTTTAGACAGGGATAcgaaacatatattatcgAAGATGCAACAGCAAgcttatataaaaaagatgaagataaacaatttttaaaaagcaTAGgaattaaatttgttaattCAGAAACAATGTTTCTCACataa